The Petrotoga mobilis SJ95 genomic sequence TTATCGGTTTGATTATTTTGTTGTGCTATTAACGGTGAGATACTGTTTTCTTCGTCAACAAAATAAACATTCATATTCGCCGTTTGATGATCCACACCATAAAAACTGATTTTGTTACCATCCCATTTGGTGGGTCTAAATTTCAAAAGATCCTTTGATTCCGTTAATTTCTCAAGTTTATCGTAGTATAAGTCATAAATCCAAACTTCCGTCCACTGACCACTATCTTCATCCATAGTGAATAGAATCAAAGTATTATCATAAAAATATGGTGAATAAGCATTCTTATCGGGTGGACTGATTTTTTGAATCTCCTTAGTTTCTAGATTATACAATACAATATCCCATTTTCCAAACAATGTAGTTTGAAAAGTTAAATACTCATCGTTTGGGGAAATATCAGGAAAATACTCAGCAGAATATTCCAATGGAATCTTATCTTGTGTACCTTCTTTAAAGTCGAAAATATAAATTTCCCTATTACCAATATATCTGTCGCTTACAAGATACAACTTATTATTTTGAAAAACAGGGTATTCATCTACCCCTTTCCAAAAAGTGATCTGTAAAACATCCCAGTTTTCTCCATACAGAAACCTTTGAATGGATAATGTCTCCAGAGTTTTTACCGCAAACTTTTCTACCCAATCACTAGTTTCACCAGATTCTTCAGAGTATGAAAAACCTCCGCCATCAAAGTATCCAAACGCAATTGTGATATTTTCCTTAGTATTTGTAAATATATTCATTGTTACATCATAATCATTGATATTTATGGAGTTAGACATCGCATCTTTTATGTTTATATTGTACATATAACTTCCGATACTTTTTATTTTTTCTGCAATTTGATTTGTTATCCATGTATTATCGTTTAAATTTATAATCATATTATCTTTTGATAGATTTGCAGCAAAAGAGACTACTATAATGGGAATAAATACAAAAACCAAAATTATCTTTTTTATCATACCTTTTCTCACCTTATAAATTTTCTGCAATTTTCCTGAAATGGTAACCGTAAATTGAAAGAGAAATCATCTTTGGAAAAGCTTTAGGTTTCTTAAACAAACTCCAAA encodes the following:
- a CDS encoding TolB family protein, yielding MIKKIILVFVFIPIIVVSFAANLSKDNMIINLNDNTWITNQIAEKIKSIGSYMYNINIKDAMSNSININDYDVTMNIFTNTKENITIAFGYFDGGGFSYSEESGETSDWVEKFAVKTLETLSIQRFLYGENWDVLQITFWKGVDEYPVFQNNKLYLVSDRYIGNREIYIFDFKEGTQDKIPLEYSAEYFPDISPNDEYLTFQTTLFGKWDIVLYNLETKEIQKISPPDKNAYSPYFYDNTLILFTMDEDSGQWTEVWIYDLYYDKLEKLTESKDLLKFRPTKWDGNKISFYGVDHQTANMNVYFVDEENSISPLIAQQNNQTDNWSNGSELLVFSEFNGTYFSIYEYDDGEKRNLSGMLTNDCFYPTYTPDKKYVFFTNYYSESDIFVINREKINMNEQ